The genomic stretch CAAACAGCAAGGTAAATATAACCAATGGCAAATTTCTGGCCAGATTCCATTTCCACAGAGAATGCATTGTCTTGATCCCATAGACTCAAGAACATAagggcaagggctggagagatggctcagaggttaagggcactgactgctcctccagaggtcctgagttcaattcccagcaaccacatggtggctcacaaccatctataatgtgatctgatgccctcttctagactgtgggtgtacatgcagacagagcactgtattcataataatacataacaatttagaaaaagaacataaaggCTATGTCTCTGTCATGAGACCCATACATCTTACAGGAATTCAAACCGTTTTCTACTGCTTTATGATGATGTCACATATACTTGTCAATTGCCTTGGACTCCAGAGCCAGATCATTCGGACCCTGGATCCTGCTCTTCAGCTGGTTGTATCACTTAGGTCCAGTCCCTGAGTGGAGGCACgctgcctgtgcctcagtttcctcgctGGGACTTAatagacacacaccacatataccacatacacatcacatactcacacaagccacacacacatataccacacacacacaccacacacacacacaccacagacacacaccacacaccacacacacaccacacacacaccacacacacacacacacacacaccacacaccacacaccacacacacacaccacagatacataccacacacacaccacacacacacacaccacagacacacaccacacaccacacacacaccacacacacacacacacacaccacacaccacacaccacacacacaccacacacacacaccacagacacacaccacatataccacatacacatcacatactcacacaagccacacacacatataccacacacacacaccacacacacacacaccacagacacacaccacacaccacacacacacacacaccacagacacacaccacacacacacaccacacacacaccacacaccacacacacacacacacacccacacaccacacaccacacaccacacacacacaccacacacacacaccacagacacacaccacacacacaccacacacacacaccacagacacacaccacagatacataccacacacacacaccacagacacaccacacacacacactacacacacacaccacacacacacaccacacacacacaccacacaccacacacacacaccatcaccacacaccatcaccacacacacacacacacactacacacacacaccacacacacacaccacacacacacaccacacacacacacacacacaccacacacacacacaccacagacacacaccacacacacacaccacacatacacaccacagacacataccacacaccacacacacacaccacacacacacaccacacaccacacacacacacaccacagacacacaccacacaccacacacacacaccacagacacataccacacacacacaccacacacacacaccacacacacacaccacacaccacacacacacaccatcaccacacacgcacaccacacacacacaccacacacacacaccacacaccacacacacacaccatcaccacacacacacaccacacacacacacataacacacatagaCCACACCCACAACACATATATTCATactacatacacaacacacacatataccacacataccacaaatacacagacaacacaaacacacacaacacacaacacacatattcataccacacacaccacaccacacaacacacacaacacacacactctctctctctctctctctctctcagctcctaagaaagagaaagataggcTCCTCTCTGATCAAACACCTCAGATAGCATCTTTATTGTTATTTCTCAGAATTCAAGTCAGATGCTGTACTGGGTAACTTGTGCTGAAATCAGTTTCCAGACACACATCCATTTTTCCTCCCCCAcctgtctttccctttctttctttctctggtttattTTAGACCCTGCACTTAAACAAACTGATGCTATTCCCTCTGAAATAGTCCTAGAATTCACGGATCATCTCCCACACAAGAGCCTCCTGTCATTGCTTCATCTTCTGTGTAACTTTCTGTACGACCCTTCAAAGCGCATATTTTGAGTCCCATTGTCCTGGTGAAGAAATTGAGATCCTCAGACGTGCCTGCAGAGAGCAACATTCAGTTCAGGGAAGCGGTAACTCCTGACCAGGAAGATTCACAGTGCTTCACTCTCCCGGCCTCTAGGCTCTACTTCCTCCCCAAGTACCAAAAAGATGGCtgattctgttgtttttttctccctttaattaataattaattagtgtgtgtgtgtgcgcgcacacacacacacacaaaatgtgtaGAAGTCGGAGCACAAGGTATTCCTTTCACCTACATGGGCCTCCGGGATCAAATTTGGGTCGTCAGGATTGGCAGCAAGCCTCTTTACCAAACTAGCCCTGGTTTTACAGCTTCCTCCTGACAGACAGGGCTGGCACAGATCAAACAGTGTGGTTCAGGGACGGAGTAAAGCTTtaccagaagagagaaagagtaagaagCAGTGAGAATGACCACTGCTCTCGCCAGGACTGAAGCGGCCATGGAGAAAACGGACCTCCTGGGAACTTTCGACAGTATTGTCCTGGTATCAGCCCTTGTAGGAAGCCAATTTCTCCTCCCCTTTATCCATGAAGAAGTTCAGATGTCCTGCAGGCTCAGGTAGGAGATGCTTTCTACAGAAAGGCCGACAAACGCTCAGGAAATCAGAACTAGACTCAAGTAAGACTGTGAGTGAGTGCCCCCTGCCGGTACTTTTCAGAACCGCAGGTCTGGAATAGCTGCATGACTCCCGATGGCCAGATCCGCCTAACCTAGGTTTTCTCCTAGTCACCCAGAGTGCAGGGAGGCGGGAATTAGTAGGAGTTAGAATTGTAGGAGCTTTACTCAGCACCCACTAGTGGGGTGGTCTCTGACTTCTCTTCCCTCATGTAAGGTGGAGATTACTATCTCCTGAATTCAAACGAAGAAGCGGGGGTGGCAGGTTAAGTGGCTTTTCCAAAGCTACAAGCAGCGGTGGCAGAAAGTCTAGTCCGAGTCCTCCTGTGTACTggaagccgggggggggggggggggggggggggcggccggTGTGCTATgcaatcctgccttgaaaaagttGCTCTGCAGCTGTCACTCTTGTGAAGGGTGGGCCAGAGAGTGCGGAGGGAGCCAGGAGGCTATGTTCTTAAGACCAGGGGAGAAATGCAGTCTGGGTTTGGAGTTGGGTTTCATCCTGCAAAGGGCAGAGTCTTTCACATCAGCACCCGTGTGGGAGACCCAAGAATGCCCCAAGCACCGTTCTGTCCTGACCTTTGTTTTGTCTGTGCAAAATACGCCGTTCGAGGtgggggaagcagagagcacGGAAGAGTAAATGAATAATGAATatgctaaatgaaagaagccagacacaaaatcctcatgctttttatttcatttatgtgagACCCTAGACATTTCTGCCCACGGTGATAAGATCAGTGGCTACTCAGAGTACAAACAGTGACCTGCCAAGAGATGGAAATCTGGAGGTGGTGTGTTGTGATTTGGAGGTAAACTGTCTTCCGTGAGCTCGTGTGTTGGCACGCTTCATCCCCAGATGGTGGCGCTGTGTAGCCTCTGGTGGGTGGAGTCTTGATGGAGGAAGTAGATTGTAGATGGGGAGCCAGCCTTGAAGTTTTGTACCTTGGCcccctttcctgttctctctgcttctggactgCTAATCAGCATGAATAGACTTGCCCCTCTCTCTCGCTGCCACACCTCCCACCAGGATAGACTGTGTGCCCTCAAAACAGCAAGCCAAGATAGCCCTTCTTCCCGGAAGCTGCTTTTACCAGGCGTTTTGTCACAAGAAGTCACTAATATGTGATAGAAATCTATGTTCTATAAATTCtaaatgccaccaggcctccccatccaggggacgtggtcaaatatggggcaccagagttcgtgtgaaagtcagaccccactctccactcaactgtggagaatgtcctgtccattgggtagatctgggtaggggttcgaagtttactgcatgtattgtccttggctggtgccatagtttgagcaggagccctgggcccagatctgcccatcataatgttcttcttgtaggtttctaggaccctctggacccttctatttcccccattctcccttgcttctttcacctagattcccaataggaagtcttcccctctgtcccactttctggtggcactgagaggaaggacagcaggctaccaagaagagacttgataccctaggagcatatacagggggaggaggtcccactcagtcacagtcataggggagggagtaagggaaaaatgggagggagggaggaatgggaggatacaagggatgggataacaatttatatgtaatatgaataaattaataaaatatattttttaaaattctaaagatTTATCCTATATTTTTATTGTGGAAGCAATTATCAAGTAAGAAATTAATCAAgttatgccgggcatggtggcatgcacctttaatcccagcactcaggaggcagaggtaggcggatcgctgtgagttcaaggtcagcctggtcaacaaagtgagtctgggatagccaaggctacacagagaaaccctgcctcagataaagcaaaaaaaacaaagccaaacaaaaattaatcaagttACTTTCAAATGGAGACCTGCTATTTGTAAATTAATACTTcactaaaaatcttttttttttttttttttttttttttggtttttcaagacagagtttctctgtgtagccttgactgtcctggattcactttatagaccaggctggtcttaaactcacagcgatctgcctgcctctgcctcccgagtgctgggattacaggcatgtgccaccacactcagctaaaaataatttttaaagtgaatgTAAGCTAAAAATGACTACCACAGGGACTTGAGATCTCCCCTCTCCCTAACAGCCATGACCTCAAAACCTAGCCAATCTGGGAACAGTGGCACGCACCTTTAGTCCTAGCTACTCGCGAGCCcaggactttgaggccagctcgAGACctttactgaaagaaaaacaaacaacctaatTGCAAAGTCTAAGCCCCTCCCTGCATGGATATGAACTCTAAAGACATGATCTTCAATTCCTATCCACCATGGACAACCCTGTGGACAGGAGACTCACTGACCTCACTCTATGAATCTTTCCAACACTCTGGCTTGCTGGAAGACCCTAGAGAGAGCACAACTCTAATATGGGAGACCAACTTTAGAAACCCAGGAAAGTCACAAGTCTGCTTGAGACAAGGACCCAGGAAGGACAGTACCACTTAGCACGTTAGCATGGAGATTCTGCAAGCCTGGCCTATCTGTGGTGCCTCTGATGGTCAACTGTGTCTGTTAACTTGACAGGACCTAGACACCAAAACGATGAGTTTCCGGATGTGCCTGTGAGAGATGCTCTCCACTGAGGTGGCACCATTCGTTGGGTTGGAGATGCTCTCCACTGAGCTGGAAAGACTGTACCCTAACCGTGTGGCACCATTCAGTGGGTTGGAACCCTTGacctaatgaaaaagaaaaacctatcaGGGCAACAGCGCTCCTCACCCTCTGTGTCTCAGCCGTGGATGccacgtgaccagctgcctcaagctgcTGCAGCTGTGACCTACCCATTATGATTGATTGGAttctagaactgtgagccaaaataaatgctaGCACAAGATCATTttaatgactttttgttttgcttttagatttatttattttatgtttatgaacactgtttttcatgcacaccagaagagggaatcagattctattacagatggttgtgagccaccatgtggttgctgggaattgaactcaggacctctggaagaacagtcagtactctcaattggctgagccatctctccagtccctccttaaataatttttttaaatcctatgtgcattggtgttttgccaattgaacccagggtgctgggaattgaacccaggtcctccggaaaaagcagccagtgctcttaaaaactgagccatctctccagtctcctctttctttctctttaaagacaggatttcattGTGTATccatggctggcctgaaactctcactatgtaaaccaggctggtctcaaactcagacatccttGCCTCCtacttgctgggattaaaggcgtgtaccaccactcctggttgAGTTCATACATCTAATTATATGTATCTTTGGTTAAGTAACTTAGTCAATGTCACAATCTCAGATGCTTACAGGTGTCAGtagcacatgtaaacacatatacCTGAGACATACACGTGAGCTCGCCATGTAGTCACAAGTGTTCTTGAGGTTCATGGGGACACTGTAGAGAAAGCTTCTCTCATTCTCCTCAAACCACTTTAGGGCCTTCAGTTGCTCTTCACCTTCCTCCAGGAAATCCACCTGGTAGCTCCCCTCGTGGGCTACCTTCAGTGACTAGAAACAATGAAGAGATGAGACACCGGGCCTGGACAGGGTCAGAGCGATGCCAGGGCATTCGCTGACTTAGCTCTTCCTATATCCTTGGCTCAGAACAGAACTGCAGCATGTGTCCTCTCCCAAGCTAGCCCCAGCATCAGAGTCACAACTGTCCCTTAAAGATTCTAAGTAGACCCTTTTCCGGTGGCGCCTCGTGGTGAGGACCTTGTGTTCATACTCCGCTGCAGTCCACGCAGGTCTTTGGAAGCAAGAAGATGGGGACAGCCGTGTCGCACTGTAAACAAGGAAACAGGCTGCTCAAGGTAAACAGACGTCCCCTAGAGATGATCAAACTACTAGAGCCTGTTCTGCTTTTGGGCAAGGAGTGGTTTGCTGGTGTGGATCTCTGTGTCCATGTGAAGGGTGGTGGTCATATGGCCCAAATTTATGCTATCCGACAGTCCATCTCCAAAGCCCTGGCAGCTTATTGCCAAAAATATGTAGATGAAGCTTCTAAGAAGGAGATCAAAGACATCCTCATCCAATATCATTGGACCTTGCTTGTAGCTGATCcccattgctgtgagttcaaaaagTTCGGAGGTCCTGGTGCCCATGCTCGATACCACATCAAGGATCAGGGTTGTGTAATAAGCAccctaggattaaaaaaaaaaaaaaaaaaaaaagattctaagtAGAACAAGTGACTTCCTGCCCAGAGTCCTAAGCTAGGGTCCTGACCTACCATCCTCTACAGAGGATGCTTTCGAGATTCAACTCTCCAGGCTTCTGGGCCAGCATGTCCAGGAGCAAGTCCAGGTCAGGCTTGGGGCTCAGGCCTGGCTCCGGAAAATTTGGAATGGGGTGAGCAGAGAGCAAAGACCTACGACTTCAGGCCCACTACACACTCTGCACAGCACACACCATGATTGGGCAATGCTGTACTCATGCCTGCATGCTTAGCACATGTTCCTGCGCTTATCTATAACACCAAAAGCATACCTAGTCTGTCTCCAAGGCAACATgaaagcccttctgggccctctGGTTGCTAGAGTCTAGTGGATCCTTCTCAGTCTCTTGGGATggtagcattctctctctctctaccagcCCACACCTACTAGGTGACCTAAACAGTCAGACCTGAACCCTGGCTTCAGACTCTAGACTTCCTCACCTACCCATGTACCCAAAGGTGCCCTCAAATGTATTATATTTCTAAAAAGGTTGTTCTTCAAACTTGCAATTGATGTCATGTCACTAAAGCAACAAGCCTCAGAACCATCCTGGACCCTTCCCTCACATCCAAGTTCTAATAATATTATCATAATGATAATCACATGTAAGATTATCACAAAATGTGCCATAACATTCCATATGTGCTAGCCCTACCGCTAATATCTTACCTATGATAGCTCATATGACTCCTTGCAGTAGCCCTGCTAGTAGGAAACATTGTTATCTGGTTTTGCAGTGAAGAGGACACTTGGGCTGGAAAGCTGTTGGTCCAAAGACACACAACAGAAGATCCAAAACCAGACAGCCCAGTTCCAAGGATCTTAACgttaccttttttttgttttgttttgttttttgttttttgagacaaggtttctctgtagccctggctgtcctggactcactttgtagaccaggctggccttgaactcacagcgatccgcctgcttctgcctcccaagtgctgggattaaaggcgtgcgccaccaccgcctggcagcgTTACCTTTTATATTCCTTCTCATTGTTGTtgacaaaatatctgaaaagAGCAATGTAAATATTCCTCACCTGACCTCCAAAGACTCACAGCCATTTCATGCGCTATCTAACTCCCAAAGTCCCAATACAACTCTACAGTCCCAACATTGTGCCACAGTCCAAAGTCCCTTCTGAAACTCAAGGCAAACTCTTTACATGAGgcctcacaaaaccaaaaaccaagttaCACACTTCAAGTATACAGTGGCACTAAGTAGACATTCCCGCTTCAAAAGggaggaacaagaagatacagcAAGctaagaccaaaacaaaacaagattaaaaTGCAGCTGGGCAAATACCATACCCTGCATTCCATGTCCAGAACCCCGATGCCATTATCTGGATCCAAGGGGTTTGAAGAACCTTGCGGCCTACAGCCCTGCTGTCTGCAACACACATGGCCTCTCTCTTGGGATGGCTCCATTCATTATCCGTACCTTTCCTTGGCAGGTGTTCCATGTCTTTGgaattcccagcacacaggaagctctATTGCAACCTAGGATTCAGCTTCATTCTCATTCAGGGTCTTCAGGAAGGGAATCAGGCCCTGTTATGCGCTGCTTAGCCTTGGCAACTTTCTGGAAACTTGGGGCAAGCCACCATGACCCCAGTGACTCTTTAGTTTGGCATGCCTGGGCATGTGAACAATGGCACAAAGTTCTGCTGCCAGCTTATAATACACCCTGGTCTGTTGGGTACTGAGAGCAACGGCCAAGTGTCTGCAGCTGAATTAGAAAGGTTGtgagtctttttttgttgttgttgttgttgttgttgttgtttttcaagacagggtttctctgtgtagccttggctgtcctggactcactttgtagcccaggctagccttgaactcataaagatttgcctgcctctgcctcctgagtgctgggattaaaggtgtgcgccaccacgcctggctatgttTTGAATCTTAAGcaaaggactcttttttttttaaggttttatttattttgtgcatatgagtgccctatctgcatgtgcacctgtctaccagaagaaggaatcagattccagtataggtggttgtgagccaccgtgtggttgctgggaactgaactcaggacctctggaagagcagacagtattcttatctaatgagccatctctccagcccgagcaaGGGACTCTTGAGGCCCTTACTGTTCAGGCACTCCTTCCAAAGCGATGAGCTCCAGTTTCACACCTTTGAGCACTATTGCCCTCAAGGCACTATTCCCATTGTCCCAGTGCAAAGGACTCAGTTTTTCCTTAATTGTACTAATTTCTTTCACAATTAAAACTACTTTGCCAAGCcaggttcatgcctttaatccagcactagggaggcagaggcaggcagattgctgtaaattcgaggccaacctggtctgcaaagcgactccaggacagccaaggctaatacagagaaaccctgtctcaaaaaaccaaacaaaacaaaaaatttctttGCCAAAACTCACCTTATCTACCCTGCCCACACCTTTATGCATATACTCCTTTGCTTGCCAAATGGCACATTTTGGGGTCTTTGCTTTCTCTATAAATCTGTCTAAAGgtggtaaataaaaaaataccatgCCTTTTCCCCTGGCTAGCAGCTCAGAGGCCACACGATGCCTGGAGTTACTGTAGAAGACGTTAACCAGCAGGAGTTGTCAGAGTTCTGGCAGCCTTCCTCAAAAAGTCCGGGAAGCTGAAAGTCCCCAGATGCGTGGACACAGTCAAGCTGGCCAAACATAAAGAGCTTGCCCCCTCTGATAAGAACTGGTTCTCCACACGAGCTGCTTCCACAACATGGCGCCTGTCTCTCTGGAGCGGTGCAGGGGTTGGCTCCATGACCAAGATCTATGGAGGACGGCAGAGAAACGGTGTCAGGCCCAGCCACTTCAGCAGAGGCTCCAGGAGCGTGGCCCGCTGGGTCCTCCAAGCCCTGGAGGAGCTGGAAATGGTGGAAAAGGACCAAGATGGGGGCCACAAGCTAACACCTCAGGGACAGAGAGATCTAGACAGGATCGCTGGACAGGTGGCAACTGCCAACAGGAAGCATTAGAACAAAGGATGCTGTGTTAATAAATTGTCTCAttcatcagaagaaaaaaaaatacaccataTCATAACGTGGAtgcccatttctttttaattcagtctCATGAAAAGTTCCATTTATGTATTTCTGTGGGTGGGAGGGGAAAAGCCGCCAACACTT from Acomys russatus chromosome 29, mAcoRus1.1, whole genome shotgun sequence encodes the following:
- the LOC127211940 gene encoding 40S ribosomal protein S16-like, with product MRAPGEARQAGRPCAELAAARRERSGRHGCVRTTRPSGPGPPEARTPALPACLRSGALGPCVHTPLQSTQVFGSKKMGTAVSHCKQGNRLLKVNRRPLEMIKLLEPVLLLGKEWFAGVDLCVHVKGGGHMAQIYAIRQSISKALAAYCQKYVDEASKKEIKDILIQYHWTLLVADPHCCEFKKFGGPGAHARYHIKDQGCNPDAIIWIQGV